A window of Pseudomonadota bacterium contains these coding sequences:
- a CDS encoding ketoacyl-ACP synthase III, with protein MRYARIAGTGGYLPEKVLTNEDLARMVDTSDQWIQERTGIRERHIAADDETCTDLAEIASRQAMAAAGVGPDDIDLIVLATSTPDRVFPSTACLLQNRLGIRNSPAFDVAAACTGFVYALGVAEKFIRAGGTRRALVVGAELFSRIIDWTDRGTCVLFGDGAGAAILEASDEAGILSAHLHADGCYEDLLGVPWGVGQGYAALSETNRWTQMRGNEVFKVAVRTLGRIVDETLAANQMAKGDIDWLIPHQANRRIIEATARKLKMPMDRVVMTVAEHGNTSAASVPLALDVAVRDGRIKRGETLLLEAFGGGFTWGSVLAVY; from the coding sequence GGTTGATACCAGCGACCAATGGATCCAGGAAAGAACCGGCATCCGTGAAAGGCATATCGCGGCAGACGATGAAACCTGTACCGATTTGGCGGAGATTGCTTCTCGGCAGGCCATGGCGGCAGCCGGTGTAGGTCCGGACGATATTGATCTGATTGTGCTCGCAACTTCGACCCCTGACCGCGTTTTTCCGAGTACCGCGTGTTTGCTGCAGAACCGGTTGGGCATACGCAACAGTCCGGCGTTTGATGTGGCTGCCGCGTGTACCGGATTTGTCTATGCACTGGGGGTCGCGGAAAAATTCATCCGTGCTGGCGGTACCCGGCGCGCGCTGGTGGTTGGTGCAGAGCTCTTTTCGCGTATCATCGACTGGACGGATCGCGGCACCTGCGTGTTGTTCGGCGATGGGGCGGGCGCAGCGATACTGGAAGCTTCCGACGAAGCCGGTATTCTCTCCGCACATCTCCACGCCGATGGCTGCTACGAGGACCTGCTCGGAGTTCCCTGGGGAGTCGGGCAGGGTTACGCTGCGCTTTCGGAAACGAACCGCTGGACGCAGATGCGTGGTAATGAGGTGTTCAAGGTGGCTGTGCGCACACTTGGCCGCATTGTCGATGAAACCCTTGCTGCAAACCAAATGGCAAAAGGGGATATTGATTGGCTCATTCCGCACCAGGCTAACCGCCGCATCATCGAGGCCACCGCGAGGAAGCTCAAAATGCCCATGGACCGAGTTGTAATGACCGTGGCTGAACACGGAAACACTTCGGCGGCCTCTGTTCCATTGGCGCTTGATGTGGCAGTACGGGACGGCAGGATCAAACGTGGGGAAACACTGCTGCTAGAGGCGTTTGGCGGCGGATTTACCTGGGGTTCAGTGCTGGCGGTCTACTGA
- the fabD gene encoding [acyl-carrier-protein] S-malonyltransferase → MAFAFVFPGQGSQSVGMLAEIADSYPVVRETFASASKILDLDLWRVIQEGPEERLNRTQITQPAMLTAGVALWRVWDEEGGPMPTYLAGHSLGEYTALTCAQSLQFEDAVAIVAERGRLMQEAVPEGLGAMAALLGLEDEQVRAVCEQAAQGGVVAAVNFNSPGQVVIAGDSSAVARALQLATEAGAKRAVQLPVSVPSHCSLMESAAEKLAAKLNEIEISTPKIPTIQNVDAEVAKDPARIREKLCQQLYRPVLWVDSVRYMIDEGVNTVIECGPGKVLAGLCKRISREVNALSFYDPATLEKAIARAEEDS, encoded by the coding sequence ATGGCCTTTGCTTTCGTGTTTCCTGGTCAAGGATCGCAATCAGTCGGAATGTTGGCCGAGATCGCCGACAGTTATCCCGTGGTCAGAGAGACCTTTGCGAGTGCCTCGAAAATCCTCGATCTGGATTTGTGGAGAGTCATCCAAGAGGGGCCGGAAGAGCGCCTCAATCGTACCCAGATTACCCAACCGGCGATGCTCACCGCGGGTGTTGCACTGTGGCGCGTGTGGGACGAGGAGGGCGGCCCTATGCCAACTTATCTGGCCGGCCACAGTCTTGGCGAATACACCGCACTGACCTGCGCCCAGAGTCTGCAATTCGAAGACGCCGTGGCCATTGTTGCCGAGCGTGGCAGGCTGATGCAGGAGGCCGTACCCGAAGGGCTGGGAGCCATGGCCGCGCTACTTGGGCTGGAGGACGAACAGGTACGTGCGGTCTGCGAGCAAGCGGCGCAAGGTGGTGTCGTTGCAGCGGTTAATTTCAATTCCCCTGGTCAGGTCGTTATTGCCGGGGATAGTTCAGCGGTGGCGCGTGCATTGCAGCTGGCTACCGAGGCCGGTGCGAAGCGAGCGGTTCAACTGCCCGTCAGTGTCCCGTCCCACTGCAGCCTGATGGAATCTGCGGCTGAAAAATTGGCGGCCAAACTCAATGAGATAGAGATAAGCACTCCAAAAATCCCCACCATACAGAATGTGGATGCCGAGGTTGCGAAAGATCCCGCCAGGATTCGCGAAAAGCTTTGCCAACAGCTCTATCGTCCCGTGTTGTGGGTCGACAGCGTTCGTTACATGATCGATGAGGGTGTCAATACCGTGATTGAATGTGGTCCCGGGAAGGTATTGGCGGGCCTGTGCAAGCGAATCAGTCGCGAAGTCAACGCCCTATCCTTCTATGATCCCGCGACACTGGAAAAGGCGATTGCCCGAGCCGAGGAGGATAGTTAA
- a CDS encoding 3-oxoacyl-ACP reductase FabG encodes MELAEQIVLVTGASRGIGRAIAEELGRRGAVVVGTATSDSGAQAITEAFSSGGITGRGWVLDVTSQESVDTLMKGIQQEFGPPSILVNNAGITRDNLLMRMKDEEWESIVATNLGSVFRMSRACLRGMMKARNGRIINIASVVGATGNPGQTNYAAAKAGMMGFGRSLAREVGSRGITVNTVAPGFIDTDMTRALSEEQRQHLQSQIPLERLGSVADIAFTVAFLASPQAGYITGQTLHVNGGMYMN; translated from the coding sequence ATGGAGCTTGCGGAGCAAATCGTTTTGGTAACGGGCGCAAGTCGTGGGATAGGCCGCGCTATTGCCGAGGAGCTGGGGCGTCGGGGAGCGGTTGTTGTGGGAACAGCGACATCAGACAGTGGTGCGCAAGCTATTACCGAAGCTTTCTCGAGTGGGGGTATCACTGGTCGTGGTTGGGTGCTCGATGTGACGAGCCAGGAATCTGTGGATACGTTGATGAAGGGCATACAGCAAGAGTTTGGACCGCCCTCGATACTGGTCAACAATGCGGGTATTACCCGCGACAATCTGTTGATGCGGATGAAGGACGAAGAGTGGGAATCCATCGTCGCCACTAACCTGGGTTCCGTATTTCGTATGAGCCGCGCCTGTTTGCGCGGCATGATGAAAGCGCGCAATGGGCGCATCATCAATATCGCTTCGGTGGTTGGGGCTACCGGTAATCCGGGACAAACAAATTACGCAGCAGCCAAAGCAGGCATGATGGGTTTTGGGCGGTCGCTGGCGCGTGAGGTCGGCAGTCGCGGCATCACCGTCAATACGGTTGCTCCGGGCTTTATCGACACCGATATGACGCGAGCATTGTCCGAAGAACAACGCCAGCACCTGCAAAGCCAGATCCCGTTGGAGCGGTTGGGCAGCGTGGCAGACATTGCCTTTACTGTGGCTTTCCTGGCGTCTCCTCAAGCAGGCTATATCACCGGTCAGACACTCCATGTCAACGGTGGTATGTATATGAATTAG
- a CDS encoding acyl carrier protein translates to MSTVEERVKKIVVEQLGVKEGEVTNEASFVDDLGADSLDTVELVMALEEEFECEIPDEEAEKITTVQQAIDYVNTRLG, encoded by the coding sequence ATGAGTACCGTCGAAGAACGCGTCAAGAAAATCGTGGTAGAACAATTGGGGGTCAAGGAAGGGGAGGTCACCAATGAAGCCTCTTTCGTAGACGATCTTGGCGCCGACTCGCTGGATACCGTCGAGCTGGTAATGGCCCTGGAAGAGGAGTTCGAATGCGAAATTCCCGATGAGGAGGCCGAGAAGATCACTACTGTTCAGCAGGCGATTGATTACGTGAATACACGTCTCGGCTAA
- the fabF gene encoding beta-ketoacyl-[acyl-carrier-protein] synthase II, producing MSKRRIVVTGLGAVAPVGLSAAECWGNIVSGRSGIGPISRFDVSAFATQFGGEVKGFDPEQYMSRKDARKMDPFIHFGIAAGMQALDDAGIEVTEANAERIGTVIGSGIGGIHTIETNYEAYANGGPRKISPFFVPASIINMISGNLSIMRGIKGPNIAMVTACTTGTHSIGEAGRLIEHGDADVMVAGGAEYAITKLGLGGFCAARALSTRNDDPQAASRPWDKDRDGFVLSDGAGVVVLEEYEHAKARGARIYAELVGYGMSGDAYHMTAPSEGGDGARRCMENAMRNGGINPEEVDYINAHGTSTEAGDIAETLAVKGAFGDHAYSLAMSSTKSMTGHLLGAAGGIEAVLTALAIYHQIAPPTINLDNPDEGCDLDYVPHTAREMKIDVALSNSFGFGGTNGTVVFRRV from the coding sequence TTGTCGAAGAGGCGCATAGTTGTGACAGGGCTTGGAGCAGTTGCTCCCGTCGGTCTATCAGCGGCGGAATGCTGGGGAAACATCGTCTCTGGGCGGAGTGGCATTGGTCCGATTAGCCGCTTCGATGTTTCTGCTTTCGCGACGCAGTTTGGCGGTGAGGTCAAAGGCTTTGATCCTGAGCAGTACATGTCCAGGAAAGATGCTCGCAAGATGGACCCTTTTATCCACTTCGGTATCGCAGCGGGAATGCAGGCCCTGGACGATGCCGGGATCGAGGTAACCGAAGCCAATGCGGAACGCATTGGAACCGTCATAGGTTCCGGTATCGGGGGTATTCATACCATCGAAACCAACTATGAGGCCTATGCCAACGGTGGCCCGCGAAAAATTTCGCCCTTTTTTGTACCCGCCAGCATCATCAACATGATTTCAGGAAATCTGTCGATAATGCGCGGCATCAAGGGGCCGAATATCGCCATGGTTACCGCCTGCACCACCGGCACTCATAGCATCGGTGAAGCGGGTCGTCTTATTGAGCATGGTGATGCGGATGTGATGGTGGCCGGCGGCGCGGAGTACGCCATCACCAAGCTAGGTTTGGGTGGGTTCTGTGCGGCGCGGGCCCTTTCCACTCGTAACGACGATCCACAGGCGGCGAGCCGTCCCTGGGACAAAGACCGCGACGGATTCGTGCTGAGCGATGGTGCGGGTGTTGTTGTGTTGGAAGAGTACGAGCATGCAAAGGCGCGTGGTGCGCGGATATATGCCGAGTTGGTCGGATACGGTATGAGCGGTGATGCCTACCATATGACTGCACCATCGGAAGGTGGGGATGGCGCCAGGCGTTGCATGGAGAACGCAATGCGCAACGGGGGTATCAACCCGGAAGAAGTGGATTATATCAATGCTCACGGTACCTCGACCGAGGCCGGAGACATTGCCGAAACGCTGGCAGTCAAGGGGGCCTTTGGTGACCATGCCTACAGCTTGGCCATGAGTTCCACCAAATCCATGACTGGTCATTTACTCGGTGCCGCAGGTGGTATAGAAGCCGTTTTAACGGCACTCGCGATCTATCATCAAATCGCACCACCAACGATTAACCTCGATAACCCTGATGAGGGTTGCGACCTGGATTATGTACCGCATACCGCTCGCGAGATGAAAATCGATGTCGCGCTCTCCAACTCTTTCGGCTTTGGCGGCACGAACGGAACGGTCGTTTTCCGTCGAGTGTAG
- the mltG gene encoding endolytic transglycosylase MltG has product MFRRLHRLLGILILSASLVGGWYLWDFRAFSNRPLNLGPEGVVLEVAPGTTLRGLAHEMRELELLQNARYFVWLGRLEGVASRIRAGEYQVAAGITPRMLLDLLVSGEVIQHELTVLEGWTFRQLREAITRHDALQQTLQDISDELVMTRLGKESLHPEGQFAPDTYRFPRGTTDLEFLRRAQNTLEEWLRKEWAARAENLPYDDPYQALIMASIIEKETGLATERGQIAGVFVRRLQKNMRLQTDPTVIYGMGERYQGNIRREDLVDDTPYNTYTRRGLPPTPIALPGLASIRAALHPEAGTALYFVAKGDGSHYFSDTNAEHQAAVKRYQLKRH; this is encoded by the coding sequence ATGTTCCGGCGTCTCCACCGTCTCCTCGGTATTCTCATCCTCTCTGCCAGTCTGGTCGGTGGCTGGTACCTTTGGGATTTTCGCGCCTTCAGCAATCGACCCCTGAACCTCGGTCCGGAAGGTGTTGTTCTGGAGGTTGCGCCGGGAACGACCCTGCGCGGTCTGGCCCATGAAATGAGAGAGCTTGAGCTTCTGCAAAATGCGCGCTACTTCGTGTGGCTTGGGCGACTGGAGGGTGTCGCGTCGCGTATTCGCGCCGGGGAGTATCAGGTGGCCGCCGGCATAACGCCGAGAATGCTGCTCGATTTATTGGTCAGCGGAGAGGTTATTCAGCACGAATTGACGGTGCTTGAAGGCTGGACCTTCCGCCAGCTACGGGAGGCTATCACGCGGCATGATGCGCTTCAGCAAACGCTTCAGGACATCAGCGACGAGTTGGTAATGACACGCCTCGGGAAGGAATCACTGCATCCCGAAGGGCAGTTCGCGCCCGACACCTACCGATTCCCAAGGGGAACAACCGATCTCGAATTCCTGCGGCGCGCGCAGAACACCCTCGAAGAATGGTTGCGAAAAGAGTGGGCGGCACGAGCGGAGAATCTGCCCTACGATGACCCCTACCAGGCCCTGATTATGGCCTCGATCATAGAGAAAGAGACCGGATTGGCCACAGAGCGAGGTCAAATAGCCGGTGTCTTCGTGCGGCGGCTGCAGAAGAACATGCGTCTGCAGACCGACCCCACTGTTATCTACGGTATGGGTGAGCGCTATCAGGGCAATATTAGACGCGAAGATCTTGTTGATGATACACCGTATAACACATATACGCGTCGTGGATTGCCACCGACGCCGATAGCGTTGCCGGGTCTTGCATCAATCAGGGCCGCGCTGCACCCAGAGGCAGGAACCGCGCTCTATTTTGTGGCAAAAGGCGACGGTAGCCACTATTTTTCGGACACCAACGCAGAGCATCAGGCCGCGGTTAAGCGCTATCAACTGAAAAGGCATTGA
- a CDS encoding dTMP kinase, with protein sequence MGRFITVEGGEGAGKSTNLRLIEHCLQEEGIEFIATREPGGTPLGEEIRALLLEHRDEPMSNTAELLLVFAARAEHVAKVILPALKTGRWVICDRFTDATYAYQGAARGMGDESVALLENFVQGALRPDITLLFDLPVSLGLTRAGRRGAADRFESEAQAFFEQVRTAYLERAKQNPERYRIVDAAQDLDHVHNQVRTILQHLIRQWC encoded by the coding sequence ATGGGACGTTTTATCACCGTTGAGGGCGGTGAGGGGGCAGGTAAATCGACCAACCTGCGACTGATTGAACATTGCCTGCAGGAGGAGGGTATCGAGTTCATTGCGACTCGAGAGCCCGGCGGCACCCCTCTGGGAGAAGAGATACGCGCGTTGTTGCTCGAGCACCGCGATGAACCGATGAGCAACACAGCGGAGCTTCTTTTGGTATTTGCCGCGCGTGCCGAACATGTCGCGAAGGTAATCCTGCCTGCACTGAAAACCGGGCGATGGGTTATCTGTGATCGATTCACCGATGCAACCTACGCCTACCAAGGTGCAGCTCGGGGTATGGGCGATGAGTCTGTTGCGTTGCTGGAGAATTTTGTGCAAGGCGCTTTGCGACCCGATATCACACTACTTTTTGATTTGCCCGTATCGTTGGGACTCACGCGAGCAGGGCGGCGCGGTGCAGCAGATCGCTTCGAGAGCGAAGCGCAGGCCTTTTTCGAACAGGTGAGGACGGCTTATCTAGAGCGCGCCAAACAGAACCCGGAGCGCTACCGAATCGTTGACGCCGCACAGGATCTGGACCATGTGCACAACCAGGTGCGCACTATTCTGCAGCACCTGATCCGGCAATGGTGTTAG
- a CDS encoding DNA polymerase III subunit delta': MAHENCLPWHETTWQLIQRRRVAGRLPHAILLTGPNGIGKERFAERLMQALLCKQPEAGGDACGQCMACQLYRAGTHPDVRRVTAEEQGKSLRIDAVRELIDGLTFKSQYGGYKVASVSPAERLNRAAANALLKTLEEPTPETLLVLVCSRPSSLPATIRSRCQAMPFAVPEREQALVWLRQQGIESPETALDVVAGAPLSALAIAGSDNLALRAQLLEDLERIASGGSGPTTTAARYAKHDVQLVCSWLLSYVTDMIRLAMVPNPPGVRNSDSRKGLTKLAAAKNPVELFEYQDALMNARWMSETQVNTQLLVEDLFLRWDRLGKR; this comes from the coding sequence ATGGCGCACGAAAATTGTCTGCCCTGGCATGAAACCACCTGGCAACTCATTCAGCGCCGCCGCGTTGCCGGTCGGCTGCCACATGCGATTCTGCTTACCGGGCCCAACGGTATTGGCAAGGAGCGGTTTGCCGAACGGCTGATGCAGGCGCTGCTGTGCAAGCAGCCGGAAGCAGGGGGCGATGCCTGTGGCCAATGCATGGCATGCCAGCTGTACCGGGCAGGAACCCACCCCGACGTGCGCCGGGTAACCGCGGAGGAGCAGGGCAAGTCGTTACGCATCGACGCGGTTCGCGAACTGATAGACGGTTTGACGTTCAAATCGCAGTATGGCGGGTACAAGGTTGCATCTGTTTCACCTGCGGAACGCTTGAACCGCGCCGCGGCCAATGCGTTGCTGAAAACTCTCGAGGAACCGACACCGGAAACGCTGCTCGTTCTCGTCTGCTCTCGCCCCAGTTCGTTACCGGCGACGATACGCAGCCGCTGCCAAGCGATGCCATTCGCGGTTCCGGAGAGGGAACAGGCTCTTGTTTGGCTGCGCCAACAAGGTATCGAATCGCCAGAAACCGCCCTCGACGTGGTGGCGGGTGCTCCATTAAGTGCGCTGGCTATCGCTGGTTCGGACAATTTGGCATTGCGTGCCCAGCTGCTTGAGGACCTTGAGCGGATCGCAAGCGGCGGGTCTGGTCCCACGACCACCGCAGCGCGGTATGCCAAGCACGATGTCCAGCTAGTTTGCAGTTGGTTATTGAGTTATGTGACGGATATGATACGTTTGGCTATGGTCCCCAATCCTCCGGGTGTTCGCAATTCGGACAGCCGGAAGGGGCTGACCAAATTGGCAGCGGCCAAAAACCCCGTGGAGCTGTTTGAGTACCAGGATGCTCTTATGAACGCGCGGTGGATGTCAGAGACCCAGGTCAACACACAACTCTTGGTGGAAGATCTATTTTTGCGCTGGGACCGGCTAGGTAAGCGGTGA
- a CDS encoding pilus assembly protein PilZ, which produces MSTSAEQKAQTAPRQGILSLTIKDKYALYAAYMPFVKNGGLFIPTNKPYQLGDEVFMLINLMEEKDKLPVAGKIIWITPKGAEGNRAAGIGVQFSDQDGGTTRAKIETYLAGMLDSDRSTHTM; this is translated from the coding sequence ATGAGCACTTCGGCTGAACAAAAGGCACAGACTGCGCCCCGACAGGGCATATTGTCTTTAACGATTAAGGACAAGTATGCGCTGTATGCGGCCTACATGCCCTTTGTGAAGAACGGTGGTCTGTTCATCCCTACCAACAAGCCTTATCAATTGGGGGATGAGGTGTTCATGTTGATCAATCTTATGGAGGAGAAGGATAAGCTACCCGTCGCGGGCAAGATTATTTGGATTACGCCCAAGGGAGCGGAAGGTAATCGGGCCGCAGGTATTGGTGTGCAGTTCAGCGATCAAGATGGGGGGACCACCCGCGCAAAGATCGAGACCTACCTTGCCGGCATGCTGGACTCTGACCGTTCCACCCATACCATGTAA
- a CDS encoding TatD family deoxyribonuclease, translating into MLVDSHCHLDRLDLRDFDGDIGLALKAAREKGVAHVLCVGIDFEAYPAMMELVRRFPFVSATVGVHPNEQGGEEPTIERLVAEARDPDIVAIGETGLDYFRSQGNVEWQRERFRVHIRAARASRLPLVVHTRDAMVDTLRILREEGAGDVGGVMHCFTGTAAEAKEALDLGFHISFSGIVTFPTAGDIRDAAASVPTDRLLVETDSPYLSPLPYRGKSNQPAWVTYVAATVAQIRGVSAEELAVQTTANFQRLFNITCQA; encoded by the coding sequence ATGCTGGTAGATTCCCATTGTCATTTGGACCGCCTGGATCTGCGTGATTTTGACGGAGATATCGGGCTCGCATTGAAAGCGGCTCGGGAGAAGGGTGTCGCCCACGTGCTCTGCGTGGGCATAGATTTTGAAGCTTATCCGGCGATGATGGAACTGGTGCGACGTTTTCCTTTCGTGTCGGCAACGGTAGGTGTTCATCCAAATGAGCAGGGGGGCGAAGAGCCGACCATTGAGCGTCTGGTCGCAGAAGCACGAGATCCCGACATTGTTGCGATCGGTGAAACAGGACTCGACTATTTCCGCAGCCAAGGTAATGTCGAGTGGCAGCGCGAACGGTTTCGGGTGCATATTCGCGCTGCCCGCGCGTCTCGATTGCCGCTTGTAGTCCATACCAGAGACGCAATGGTGGACACGCTGCGAATATTGAGGGAGGAGGGTGCGGGCGACGTCGGGGGGGTCATGCACTGCTTCACTGGAACAGCCGCCGAGGCGAAAGAGGCGCTCGATCTCGGATTCCATATCTCGTTCTCCGGCATCGTCACCTTCCCTACCGCGGGCGATATCCGGGATGCCGCCGCCAGCGTTCCGACTGATCGCCTTCTGGTGGAGACAGATAGCCCTTACCTGTCGCCGCTACCTTATCGTGGGAAATCCAATCAGCCTGCGTGGGTAACGTATGTCGCGGCTACAGTCGCACAAATTCGAGGGGTGTCTGCAGAGGAACTGGCGGTGCAGACCACAGCCAATTTCCAGCGGCTGTTTAACATTACGTGCCAAGCCTAG
- a CDS encoding DUF1249 domain-containing protein: MQSRSLLSQCLCTPGSFAGLMAIYEQNYRYINELLSNHERLPAEVVSRAPAHLPLRLRVLERFRYTTTLSLTYLFRETGVPRTDPDIIVRVYHDAGVAEVVGFGESRQSHSAPSTPPAVDGWVLERKWQQNRFLEKWLEYCLACGHRFQTTAFGGSLPATAP, translated from the coding sequence ATGCAATCAAGGTCGCTTTTGAGTCAGTGTTTGTGCACCCCAGGGTCCTTCGCCGGACTCATGGCGATCTATGAGCAAAACTACCGTTACATCAATGAATTACTGAGTAATCACGAACGATTGCCGGCAGAGGTCGTATCACGCGCACCCGCGCATCTGCCCTTGCGCCTGAGAGTATTGGAGCGTTTTCGCTACACCACAACCTTGTCGCTGACCTACCTGTTTCGTGAAACCGGTGTGCCGCGGACCGATCCCGACATTATCGTACGTGTCTATCATGATGCCGGGGTTGCGGAAGTGGTGGGCTTCGGAGAATCCAGACAAAGCCACTCAGCGCCCTCCACACCCCCTGCGGTAGACGGGTGGGTGCTCGAACGCAAGTGGCAGCAGAACCGGTTTCTTGAAAAGTGGCTGGAGTATTGCTTGGCGTGTGGTCACCGGTTTCAGACCACTGCATTTGGGGGAAGTCTACCTGCTACTGCGCCCTAG
- a CDS encoding lysogenization regulator HflD: MIQNSRNRTLALGGLFQAVSLVQTIAYTGKVEAAAFEASLHSLFQIDAKDVEAVFGTGGGVLTGLQQLQRQIQGGKESRDIEIAKYVVSLLYLQRKLTADREMLARLREGIERAAQQAAHFGTQHANVLASLADTYLNTVSTLKPRIMVNGEHVHLSNQINANRIRTLLLAGIRSIVLWRQCGGKRWQLILGQKSIGREAAELIADLRPAESLE; encoded by the coding sequence TTGATTCAGAACAGCAGAAACCGCACGTTGGCCCTGGGAGGACTGTTCCAGGCTGTGTCCCTGGTGCAAACGATTGCTTATACCGGCAAAGTCGAGGCGGCTGCGTTCGAAGCCAGTCTGCACAGCCTGTTTCAGATCGACGCCAAGGATGTTGAAGCCGTGTTCGGAACAGGAGGTGGTGTACTTACGGGGCTGCAGCAACTCCAGCGTCAGATTCAGGGGGGTAAAGAGTCCCGTGACATCGAAATCGCCAAGTATGTCGTTTCCCTGCTTTATCTCCAACGAAAACTCACAGCCGATCGGGAAATGCTCGCCCGCCTTCGCGAAGGTATCGAACGCGCCGCACAACAGGCAGCCCATTTCGGGACGCAACACGCCAATGTGCTTGCCAGCCTTGCCGACACTTACCTGAACACTGTTAGTACCTTGAAGCCCAGAATCATGGTGAACGGCGAGCACGTTCATTTGTCGAACCAGATCAATGCCAATCGAATTCGCACCCTGTTACTGGCGGGTATTCGTTCGATTGTTCTTTGGCGTCAGTGCGGGGGCAAGCGCTGGCAACTCATTCTAGGTCAGAAATCGATAGGCCGCGAAGCCGCTGAGCTGATCGCCGATCTCAGACCGGCGGAGTCGCTTGAATAG
- a CDS encoding tRNA 2-thiouridine(34) synthase MnmA encodes MTKRSPKHVIVGMSGGVDSSVAALLLKQQGHDVHGLFMKNWDEDDNGGKCSASEDMADVEAVCRILDIPWRAVNFSFEYWEKVFERFLAEYSAGRTPNPDILCNKEIKFRAFLDFALDQGADAIATGHYARCHLDGGGYHLLRGADSDKDQSYFLYTLGQKPLSHSLFPIGQLLKSEVRLLAQQAGFPTHNKKDSTGICFIGERQFKSFLQRYLPARPGLIKTLDGRVVGHHEGLMYYTLGQRQGLGIGGLRDAAPDPWYVAGKNLDENTLIVVQGGDHPALLSTGLTATDVHWVSGTAPETPFRCTLKVRYRQPDQGATIVALDSQRCRVRFERPQRAVTPGQSVVFYRNEECLGGGTIEHLEGNAAELQIGPGLEVTHTSTSSA; translated from the coding sequence ATGACAAAGCGATCTCCTAAACACGTCATCGTCGGTATGTCCGGAGGCGTGGACTCCTCTGTGGCCGCCCTGTTACTGAAGCAACAGGGCCACGATGTCCATGGCCTATTCATGAAAAACTGGGACGAAGATGACAACGGGGGCAAGTGCTCAGCGTCAGAAGATATGGCGGACGTCGAAGCCGTCTGCCGCATCCTAGATATTCCATGGCGCGCGGTAAACTTCTCCTTCGAGTACTGGGAGAAGGTGTTTGAGCGATTCCTGGCGGAATACAGCGCCGGCAGGACGCCGAATCCCGACATTCTGTGCAACAAGGAGATCAAGTTTCGTGCCTTTCTCGACTTCGCACTCGATCAAGGTGCAGATGCCATAGCCACCGGTCACTACGCACGATGCCACCTCGATGGGGGAGGCTATCATCTGCTGCGCGGAGCAGATTCAGACAAGGATCAGAGCTACTTTCTGTACACCTTGGGCCAGAAACCGCTGTCACACAGCCTGTTCCCGATCGGGCAACTGCTCAAATCGGAAGTTAGGCTTCTGGCGCAGCAAGCTGGCTTTCCAACTCACAACAAGAAGGACAGCACGGGCATCTGTTTTATAGGTGAGCGCCAATTCAAAAGTTTCCTGCAACGCTATCTTCCCGCCCGCCCAGGATTGATAAAAACGCTCGATGGCCGTGTCGTCGGCCATCATGAGGGCCTGATGTATTACACCCTCGGCCAGCGCCAGGGGCTGGGCATCGGCGGATTACGCGATGCCGCGCCCGACCCATGGTATGTTGCCGGGAAAAATCTGGATGAAAATACATTGATCGTCGTCCAGGGTGGCGACCACCCGGCGTTGCTGAGCACCGGCTTGACGGCGACGGATGTCCATTGGGTGAGCGGAACGGCGCCAGAAACGCCTTTTCGATGCACGCTCAAGGTGCGTTATCGTCAACCCGATCAAGGCGCGACCATTGTCGCCCTCGACAGCCAGAGGTGTAGAGTGCGCTTTGAACGACCGCAACGCGCAGTCACCCCAGGTCAATCAGTTGTTTTCTACCGCAATGAGGAGTGCCTCGGCGGCGGCACTATCGAACACCTTGAAGGCAATGCTGCTGAACTGCAGATTGGACCGGGCCTCGAAGTCACACACACATCCACCTCATCAGCTTAG